Genomic segment of Paenalkalicoccus suaedae:
GACTTCTTAAAATCTTCTGGAATTGGAGCAGTAAAGATCATCTCTTCCCCTGTTGTCGGATGCACAAAGCCTAAGAGCTGAGCATGCAGGGCCTGACCCTCAATTGGGAAGTCATGCTTTTTTCTTGGTCCGTACTTTGGATCACCTACAATAGGGAATTCAATGTATCGCATATGCACGCGAATTTGGTGCGTACGACCAGTTTCTAACTCACACGCAACGTGTGTATGGCGCTCAAAGCGCTCCATTACTTGGAAATGAGTGACAGCATCACGACTGTTTTGCTCTGTAACTGTCATCTTTTGACGATCTTCAGGGTCGCGGCCGATCGGAGCATCAATTGTTCCCTTATCGTGAGGAACGATGCCTGCAACAATCGCTTCGTAGCGACGTTTTGTCGTCTTGTTCTTAAGTTGCTCAACAAGCGACACGTGTGCCTTATCATTTTTAGCAACCATAAGTAGCCCAGACGTGTCCTTATCAATACGGTGCACAATACCAGGTCTTGCAACACCATTTATACCTGAGAGGTCACGACAATGGTGCATAAGACCATTGACTAGTGTTCCACTAGAATGTCCTGGCGCTGGGTGAACAACCATACCACGAGGCTTATTAACGACGATAACGTCGCTATCCTCATAGACAACATCTAAGTTTAAATCCTCTGCTTCAATCTTTAACTCTTGTACTTCGGGTACATTTACGACAATGGCATCTTCAAGCTTTAACTTGTAATTACTTTTAGACGTTTCGCCATTGACTAACACATGTCCCTCTGTAATCCATTGCTGTACAGCACTTCTAGTAAAATCCTCGTGCTGATCTGTCAGCCACTTATCTAGTCGCTCACTTTTTACATCACTTACAAACTCATGCTTTTCCATCTACTCTCTCCTTCTTTTCGCTTCGCTCTTCAAAGAAAATGTAAATAATCGCTATACCTACACCTACTACAAGCGCAGCATCTGCAACGTTAAAGATGGGGAAATTATAGGAAAAGATATACGTATCAACAAAATCGACGACCTCGCCTTGACGAACGCGGTCAATAAAGTTCCCAATTGCCCCACCTAAAATTAGTCCTAGTGCGATACCATACCACGGACTCTTTACTTGCGTTTTAATCATATAAACAACGACTGAACAAACAATTACCGTCGCAATAACAAATAACGTCTGTTGACCTTGAAGAATGCCAAAAGCCGCACCAGCGTTACGGTGTGACGTTAAGTAAATGACGTTTTCGATAATCGGAATACTTTCTCCAATTTCCATGTTGCGAACGACGAGCCATTTCGTCAGCTGATCAAGCCCAATAATGACGAGAGCTATTACATAATATATCACGTTTATCGTCCTCCGTTTTCGCATCAAGACGTACCAGAGAGCAACGTCTCTGATACGTCCGACTATCCATTATGCATTTTGGTAATGCGTCACTACTGTTTCTGTACATTCTGGGCATAGGGTTGGATGATCGCTGTCTGTGCCTAGCTCATTTGAGACATAGCGGCACCTTTCGCATACTTCCCCTTCAGCTTGCTCTACTAATACAGCTACATGCTCGTAGTTTGTTGCACCAACAGGCGCTTCGTCTTCTACCTTTACATCGACCGCAATAAACAAGCGGTGAAGCTCATTTAATGAACGAAGCAGTGCGACATCATCTGCTGAACCAGATAGAGTTAGTGTTGCATGCGCACTCTTATTGATCCCTTTTTCGTTACGAGCATCTTCGTATGCCTTTAAGACATCATCACGAAGAAGGACAAAACGATCCCACTTCTTTACAAGCTCTTCGACTCCAGTAAACTCTTGAACCTCCGGCATATCCGTTAGCTGAACAGCCTCTTCTGACACGCCAGGAATGAATCCCCAAACTTCCTCTGTCGTGTGAGAAAGGATTGGAGAAAGTAACTTAGTCAGTGTCACTAGTGTATCATACATCACCGTTTGGATGCGGCGGCGGCTGATATGATCTTCTTCTTTTAGATATAGGTAGTCCTTACCGATATCCATGTAGAAGGAGCTTAGTTCGATCGTACAGAAATTGTGAACTTTGTTATAGACCGTTGAGAACTGGTACTCATCATAGCCTTTACGAACGTCTCTCACAAGGTCATTTAACTTCACAAGCATGTACTGATCTAAACCAGACAGGTCTTCGTAGCTAACTCGGTGATTAGCTGGATCGAACCCTTCTAGGTTCCCTAAAAGGAAGCGGAATGTGTTACGAATTTTACGATATACTTCAGCAACCTGCTTTAGGATTGCATCCGATACGCGTACGTCTGCCTGGTAATCTACAGAAGCAACCCATAAACGAAGGATGTCAGCTCCAAGCTGTTGCATCACTTTATTAGGAATGATCGTATTACCAAGTGACTTACTCATTTTCTTCCCTTCGCCATCTAATGTGAACCCGTGGCTGATGACAGATTTATAAGGTGCCTTGCCTGTCACAGCTACAGAAGTAGATAAAGACGAGTTAAACCATCCACGATATTGGTCAGATCCTTCGATATACACGTCAGCTGGTCGTACTAAATCGTCACGCTCATGCAGGACAGCTTGGTGAGAGGATCCTGAGTCAAACCATACATCCATAATGTCTGTTTCCTTTGTAAACGTCCCGTTCGGGCTGTGTTCTGACGTAAATCCTTCAGGAAGTAACTCCTTTGCATCCCACTCAAACCAAATGTTTGATCCGTGCTCACGGAATAGGTCAGATACATGCTCA
This window contains:
- a CDS encoding RluA family pseudouridine synthase, producing the protein MEKHEFVSDVKSERLDKWLTDQHEDFTRSAVQQWITEGHVLVNGETSKSNYKLKLEDAIVVNVPEVQELKIEAEDLNLDVVYEDSDVIVVNKPRGMVVHPAPGHSSGTLVNGLMHHCRDLSGINGVARPGIVHRIDKDTSGLLMVAKNDKAHVSLVEQLKNKTTKRRYEAIVAGIVPHDKGTIDAPIGRDPEDRQKMTVTEQNSRDAVTHFQVMERFERHTHVACELETGRTHQIRVHMRYIEFPIVGDPKYGPRKKHDFPIEGQALHAQLLGFVHPTTGEEMIFTAPIPEDFKKSLAHAKKFER
- the lspA gene encoding signal peptidase II; protein product: MIYYVIALVIIGLDQLTKWLVVRNMEIGESIPIIENVIYLTSHRNAGAAFGILQGQQTLFVIATVIVCSVVVYMIKTQVKSPWYGIALGLILGGAIGNFIDRVRQGEVVDFVDTYIFSYNFPIFNVADAALVVGVGIAIIYIFFEERSEKKERVDGKA